The Desulfomicrobium macestii genome has a window encoding:
- a CDS encoding glutamine--tRNA ligase/YqeY domain fusion protein, translating to MDTPSAPSNFLRAIIEEDLRSNKNDGRVCTRFPPEPNGFLHIGHAKSICLNFGLARDYGGRCHLRFDDTNPGKEDPVYVNSIKEDVRWLGFDWGEHLYHASDYFDRLHDFAVELITKGKAYVCSLCAEDTRLYRGTLTEPGKNSPYRDRSVEENLDLFSRMRAGEFPEGAHILRAKIDMASPNMNMRDPALYRILHQEHQNTKNAWCIYPMYDFAHGLSDSLEHITHSICTLEFADHKPLYDWFLDQLDVPSRPVQYEFNRLNINYTVTSKRKLKNLVDGGVVAGWDDPRMPTISGLRRRGFPPAAIRDFCERIGVSRSDSCVDMGVLENCVRENLDAAAPRAMAVLRPIKLIIENYPEDKEEFFELANHPKNPEMGSRKVGFSREVFIEAEDFMENPPGKYFRLSPGREVRLRGAYLVTCQDVLKKSDGTIMAVICTYDPESRGGDAPDGRKVKGTLHWVGARHCAQAEIRLYDRLFTVESPGKDADFLTQINAASLEVLTDCKVEKSLIQAAPEARFQFERQGFFCADRHDHGPGRPVFNRTVTLRDSWSKTAK from the coding sequence ATGGACACGCCATCCGCACCCTCAAATTTTTTGCGCGCCATCATCGAAGAAGACCTCAGAAGCAACAAGAACGACGGCCGGGTCTGCACCCGATTTCCCCCCGAGCCCAACGGGTTCCTGCATATCGGTCACGCCAAGTCCATCTGCCTGAACTTCGGCCTGGCGCGCGATTACGGCGGACGCTGCCATCTGCGATTCGACGACACCAACCCGGGCAAGGAAGATCCGGTCTACGTAAATTCCATCAAGGAGGACGTGCGCTGGCTCGGCTTCGACTGGGGTGAGCACCTCTACCATGCCTCGGACTACTTCGATCGCCTTCATGATTTCGCGGTTGAGCTGATCACCAAGGGCAAGGCCTATGTCTGTTCGCTCTGCGCCGAAGACACGCGCCTGTATCGCGGCACCCTGACCGAACCCGGCAAAAACAGCCCCTACCGCGACCGCTCCGTGGAGGAAAACCTGGATCTCTTCTCCCGCATGCGCGCAGGGGAATTCCCCGAAGGCGCGCACATCCTGCGGGCCAAGATAGACATGGCCTCGCCGAACATGAACATGCGCGACCCGGCCCTGTACCGCATCCTGCATCAGGAGCACCAGAACACGAAAAATGCGTGGTGCATCTACCCCATGTACGACTTCGCCCATGGCCTGTCCGATTCGCTGGAGCACATCACCCACTCCATCTGCACCCTCGAATTCGCGGACCACAAGCCCCTCTACGACTGGTTCCTCGACCAGCTCGATGTTCCCAGCCGTCCCGTTCAGTACGAATTCAACCGTCTGAACATCAACTATACCGTGACCAGCAAGCGCAAGCTCAAGAACCTGGTCGATGGCGGCGTCGTGGCGGGCTGGGACGATCCACGCATGCCAACCATCTCCGGCCTGCGCCGTCGGGGCTTTCCGCCCGCAGCCATCCGCGACTTCTGCGAGCGCATCGGGGTCAGTCGCTCGGACAGCTGCGTGGACATGGGCGTGCTCGAAAACTGCGTGCGCGAGAATCTGGACGCGGCCGCCCCCCGGGCCATGGCCGTACTGCGGCCGATCAAGCTGATCATCGAGAACTACCCCGAAGACAAGGAAGAGTTCTTCGAACTGGCCAACCATCCCAAAAACCCCGAAATGGGCAGCCGGAAGGTCGGCTTCTCGCGCGAGGTCTTCATCGAAGCCGAGGATTTCATGGAAAACCCGCCCGGCAAGTATTTTCGCCTCTCGCCCGGTCGCGAGGTGCGCCTGCGCGGCGCCTATCTGGTGACCTGCCAGGATGTGCTCAAAAAATCCGACGGGACCATCATGGCCGTGATCTGCACCTATGACCCCGAAAGCCGGGGCGGGGACGCCCCCGACGGGCGCAAGGTCAAGGGCACCCTGCACTGGGTCGGCGCCCGGCACTGCGCACAGGCCGAGATACGCCTCTATGACCGCCTCTTCACGGTGGAATCACCGGGCAAGGATGCCGACTTCCTGACCCAGATCAACGCGGCCTCCCTGGAGGTGCTGACCGACTGCAAGGTCGAAAAATCCCTGATCCAGGCCGCGCCCGAGGCGCGCTTCCAGTTCGAGCGGCAGGGCTTTTTCTGCGCGGACCGCCATGATCACGGGCCCGGCCGCCCGGTCTTCAACAGGACCGTCACATTGCGTGATTCCTGGTCCAAGACGGCGAAATAG
- a CDS encoding NUDIX hydrolase: protein MTTTAGPIRHDRYRFCPACGAPLELQRLRPDEPPRLVCSKCAGVVYLDPKVVTCVILEIGDKILLLRRKRPDDSHKWLLPGGYVDEGEPVELAAIREIREEVNLDITLDGLVGVFSYAGWPPVIIVYSAHMDTAEPSAGEETEDLGLFTREQIPWDKLAFPSTRDALLAHINGRACEPMPLTVSDQHS, encoded by the coding sequence ATGACCACAACCGCCGGTCCCATCCGCCACGACCGCTACCGTTTCTGCCCCGCCTGCGGAGCCCCCCTGGAGTTGCAACGCCTGCGCCCGGACGAGCCGCCCCGCCTGGTCTGCTCGAAATGCGCCGGCGTAGTCTATCTCGACCCCAAGGTCGTGACCTGCGTCATTCTCGAAATCGGCGACAAGATCCTGCTCCTGCGCCGCAAGCGCCCGGACGACAGCCACAAATGGCTCCTGCCCGGAGGCTACGTGGATGAGGGCGAGCCCGTCGAACTGGCCGCCATCCGCGAAATCCGCGAAGAGGTGAATCTCGACATCACCCTGGACGGACTGGTCGGCGTCTTCTCCTATGCAGGATGGCCGCCGGTCATCATCGTCTACAGCGCCCACATGGACACGGCGGAACCCAGCGCGGGCGAGGAAACCGAAGACCTCGGCCTCTTCACGCGCGAGCAGATACCCTGGGACAAGCTGGCCTTTCCGAGCACCCGCGACGCGCTCCTGGCCCATATCAACGGGCGGGCTTGTGAGCCCATGCCCCTGACCGTAAGCGATCAACACTCATAA
- a CDS encoding nitroreductase family protein: MLEILRKRRSIRHYTPQAIEPEVLAQLKEAVLRSPSSRGLDPWEFIFVTDKSLLEALSTAKPHGAHFLREAALGVAVLGNEDKADTWIEDCAIASIILQLACESLGLCSCWVQIRLRPHDQERSAEDRVREILHIPPHLRVESIISIGYPAKSLAGHARETLKDHTIRTNTYS, encoded by the coding sequence ATGCTCGAAATCCTGCGCAAACGCCGCAGCATCCGCCACTACACTCCGCAAGCCATCGAGCCCGAAGTCCTGGCCCAGCTCAAGGAGGCCGTGCTGCGCTCGCCGTCATCCAGGGGGCTCGATCCCTGGGAATTCATTTTCGTCACGGACAAGTCCCTCCTTGAGGCCCTGTCCACGGCCAAGCCGCACGGCGCGCATTTTCTGCGCGAGGCGGCTCTGGGCGTGGCCGTGCTCGGCAACGAGGACAAGGCCGACACCTGGATCGAGGACTGCGCCATCGCCTCCATCATCCTGCAGTTGGCATGCGAAAGCCTGGGCCTTTGCAGTTGCTGGGTGCAGATCCGCCTGCGCCCCCACGACCAGGAAAGATCGGCCGAGGACCGCGTGCGCGAGATTCTGCACATACCACCCCATTTGCGGGTTGAATCCATCATCAGCATCGGGTATCCGGCCAAATCCCTCGCGGGTCACGCCCGCGAAACCCTCAAGGATCACACGATCAGGACCAATACCTACTCATGA
- a CDS encoding DMT family transporter, which yields MDGLILVLTALAGCLMPVQPAVNAVTAQLMSSPYLASFFSFLTGTLVLGLLCLTLRLSWPDGKIMMSLPWWAWTAGPMGAFFVTMTIVAVPRLGAMSVMALLIAGQMGISLVLDHFGWLGIPAQPISLWRILGAILLFTGVVLIRKF from the coding sequence ATGGATGGACTGATTCTCGTCTTGACAGCGCTGGCCGGGTGTCTCATGCCGGTCCAGCCGGCCGTTAACGCCGTGACCGCACAACTGATGAGCAGTCCGTACCTGGCCTCGTTCTTTTCCTTTCTGACCGGAACGTTGGTCTTGGGCCTGTTGTGCCTGACCCTGCGCCTGTCCTGGCCCGACGGGAAAATCATGATGAGCCTGCCGTGGTGGGCCTGGACGGCCGGGCCCATGGGGGCCTTCTTCGTGACTATGACCATCGTCGCCGTGCCGCGCCTTGGAGCCATGAGCGTCATGGCTCTCTTGATCGCCGGACAGATGGGCATCTCCCTGGTTCTCGATCATTTCGGGTGGCTTGGAATCCCGGCCCAGCCCATCTCCCTGTGGCGGATTCTGGGCGCGATCCTGCTCTTCACCGGCGTGGTGCTGATCCGCAAATTTTAA
- a CDS encoding DsrE family protein: MKTALFVFNGDPMCFIHVLLNALDMHAAGHEVRIVMEGASVALPPALVKPEHPLAKLFAKVREAGLLDGACKACSVKLGVAAEVEAAGVALIGDMNGHPSMRSYMEAGWQVITF; the protein is encoded by the coding sequence ATGAAAACAGCGCTGTTCGTATTCAACGGCGACCCCATGTGCTTTATCCACGTACTTCTGAACGCGCTCGACATGCACGCCGCCGGTCACGAAGTGCGCATCGTCATGGAAGGCGCGTCCGTGGCCCTGCCCCCGGCCCTGGTCAAGCCCGAGCACCCCCTGGCCAAGCTTTTCGCCAAGGTCCGCGAGGCCGGGCTGCTTGACGGCGCATGCAAGGCCTGCTCCGTCAAGCTCGGCGTCGCCGCCGAGGTCGAAGCCGCGGGTGTCGCGCTCATCGGCGACATGAACGGCCATCCGTCCATGCGCTCCTACATGGAAGCGGGATGGCAGGTCATCACGTTTTGA
- the yjjX gene encoding inosine/xanthosine triphosphatase, whose translation MAGHHVLIRDSQTCRGDDAPLVIRVGSLNPVKLGAIREVMSGPFPLARFEPVSAPSEVPDQPLGLEETLRGAKNRARNAFAGCTLSVALESGLIEVPGSNTGYMNLTACAIFDGREMYLGLGPAFELPPEVTRLVVVEGLELDPAVRRAGLTENERIGYAQGIIGVLSCGRVTRMDYSRPAVSMALVRMGL comes from the coding sequence ATGGCAGGTCATCACGTTTTGATCCGGGACAGCCAGACCTGCCGGGGTGATGACGCTCCGCTGGTCATCCGGGTCGGTTCGCTCAACCCGGTCAAGCTCGGAGCCATCCGCGAGGTCATGAGCGGGCCTTTCCCCCTGGCCCGGTTCGAGCCCGTGTCCGCTCCCTCCGAGGTGCCGGATCAGCCTCTCGGGCTGGAAGAGACCCTGCGCGGAGCAAAGAACCGCGCCAGGAACGCCTTTGCCGGTTGCACCCTGTCAGTGGCCCTGGAATCGGGGCTCATCGAGGTGCCCGGATCCAACACCGGCTATATGAACCTGACGGCCTGCGCCATTTTCGACGGCCGTGAAATGTATCTGGGGCTGGGTCCCGCCTTTGAGCTGCCCCCGGAAGTGACCCGGCTGGTAGTGGTCGAGGGCCTGGAACTTGATCCGGCCGTGCGTCGGGCCGGGCTGACCGAAAACGAGCGTATCGGTTACGCCCAGGGCATCATCGGGGTCTTGAGCTGCGGCCGGGTCACGCGCATGGATTACAGTCGCCCGGCGGTGTCCATGGCCCTGGTCCGCATGGGGCTTTAG
- a CDS encoding DUF3124 domain-containing protein: MRWIMLCLLLIPLPGFCGGPVLSSGQLLYVPVYSHIYTGDKERPFNLAVTLSIRNTDPSGSLKLTAVDYYDTDGHLVRHYLDAPLVMKPLASIRYVVAEKDVKGGSGANFLVRWEALDAINVPVVESVMIGAQSGQGISFTSQAREIQEHSHD; this comes from the coding sequence ATGCGCTGGATCATGCTGTGCCTGCTTCTCATTCCCCTGCCCGGATTTTGCGGCGGCCCGGTTCTGTCCTCGGGCCAGTTGCTTTACGTGCCCGTGTATTCGCACATCTACACCGGGGACAAGGAGCGGCCGTTCAATCTGGCCGTGACCCTGTCCATCCGCAATACCGATCCGAGCGGCAGTCTGAAGCTTACGGCGGTGGACTATTACGATACCGACGGGCATTTGGTCCGACACTACCTTGACGCGCCTTTGGTGATGAAGCCGCTGGCCTCGATTCGTTACGTGGTGGCCGAAAAGGACGTAAAGGGCGGTTCGGGCGCCAATTTTCTGGTGCGCTGGGAGGCCTTGGATGCAATCAATGTCCCGGTGGTGGAGTCGGTCATGATCGGAGCCCAGTCGGGACAGGGTATTTCATTCACTTCCCAGGCGAGGGAAATTCAAGAACACTCACACGATTAG
- a CDS encoding glucokinase, translating to MAYILAADIGGTNSRFGLFGHFPGQDPELLESFDVLTDSVSSLEQLLGRIREEGLGLDPMDADQVVLAVAGPVRGGKSCSLTNASWDIDLRESAGGLPFERTVLVNDFVAQALGCRTRDAAGSSISIQKGVPRPGVVAAAGPGTGLGLCALAPLAAGCPDFLALPSEGGHAPLAFVTEHEFEFLRFLKDRTGHSHACGDIVVSGRGLVAMHLFLTGRDLSPAEVAREIGPESETTAWFARFFGRVCRGYVLNVLALGGLDLCGGIAVKNPFFATHDEFLREFCDCPTYGHLLAEVPIRLITIPDTGLRGAASHGRSLLDAGIKDASHVFVR from the coding sequence ATGGCTTATATTCTGGCCGCCGACATCGGCGGGACAAACAGCCGTTTTGGTCTTTTCGGTCATTTTCCGGGCCAGGATCCGGAACTTCTGGAGTCATTTGACGTCCTGACCGACTCTGTCTCTTCCCTTGAGCAATTGCTGGGGCGGATTCGGGAGGAGGGCTTGGGCCTTGACCCCATGGACGCGGATCAGGTCGTCCTGGCCGTGGCCGGACCTGTTCGGGGCGGGAAGAGTTGCAGCTTGACCAATGCCTCCTGGGACATCGATCTGCGTGAGTCCGCGGGCGGATTGCCGTTTGAGCGAACCGTCCTGGTCAACGATTTCGTGGCTCAGGCCCTTGGCTGCCGGACCCGCGACGCGGCTGGGTCCTCCATTTCGATACAAAAGGGAGTGCCCCGGCCCGGAGTGGTGGCGGCGGCGGGCCCGGGGACGGGGCTCGGCCTTTGCGCCCTGGCTCCCCTGGCCGCCGGGTGTCCTGATTTTCTGGCCCTGCCCTCCGAGGGCGGGCACGCCCCCCTGGCCTTTGTCACCGAACACGAGTTCGAGTTTCTGCGCTTTCTCAAGGACCGAACCGGCCATTCCCACGCATGCGGCGACATCGTGGTTTCGGGACGGGGCCTTGTCGCCATGCACCTGTTTCTGACGGGGCGCGACCTGTCTCCGGCGGAGGTTGCCCGGGAGATCGGGCCCGAAAGCGAAACGACTGCCTGGTTCGCACGGTTCTTCGGCCGCGTGTGCAGGGGCTATGTTCTCAATGTGCTGGCCTTGGGCGGCCTTGACCTTTGCGGCGGGATAGCGGTCAAAAATCCCTTTTTTGCCACTCACGACGAATTTTTGCGCGAATTTTGCGATTGCCCGACCTATGGGCATCTTCTGGCCGAGGTTCCCATCCGGCTTATCACCATCCCCGACACGGGCCTTCGCGGCGCTGCCAGCCACGGAAGATCGCTTCTTGACGCGGGAATAAAGGACGCCAGCCACGTTTTTGTGAGGTAG
- a CDS encoding ATP-binding protein, which translates to MGHITSKDIFRKLGHRLDQAPVRTPWTPIFRQLVEELYSRPEAELVARMPYRPSTLERISTMLGEPEDALRPMIEGLCAKGLVIDIWDGARYQYMVSPIVIGFFEFTMMRTGPDLPRARWAELFQAYMFGDKDFLHANFGDGQATSVMRTLPHEEALGEHVEILDYEKASALIEEHTEFSLGLCSCRHEKHHLGHAPCRTPMDTCTSMGTGARFLIRNGFAKPIDRMQMRDILARSRDQGLTLTADNVRRDAGFICHCCGCCCNLLQGVRETGYTGILVTSNFVAVVDENLCTGCGLCAKACPVNAVSMHPREDAASASRKPAKLALIEAVCLGCGVCALKCPTGALTLKPRPQKVYHPEDSFERVMLQALERDTFQTFIFDNPESRTQEFMRALVGGFLKLPPVKRALLGEKLRSRFLTALRRMAG; encoded by the coding sequence ATGGGACACATCACAAGCAAGGACATCTTCCGCAAACTTGGACACCGCCTCGACCAGGCCCCGGTGCGCACTCCATGGACACCGATCTTCAGACAGTTGGTGGAAGAGCTGTATTCCAGGCCCGAGGCCGAACTGGTCGCGCGCATGCCCTACCGCCCCTCTACCCTGGAGCGCATCTCGACCATGCTGGGCGAACCCGAAGACGCCCTGCGCCCCATGATCGAGGGACTCTGCGCAAAAGGGCTGGTCATCGATATCTGGGACGGCGCGCGCTACCAGTACATGGTCAGCCCCATTGTCATCGGCTTCTTCGAGTTCACCATGATGCGCACCGGGCCGGATCTGCCGCGTGCACGCTGGGCGGAGCTTTTTCAGGCCTACATGTTCGGGGACAAGGATTTCCTGCACGCCAATTTCGGGGACGGCCAGGCCACCTCGGTCATGCGCACCCTGCCGCACGAAGAGGCGCTGGGGGAACATGTGGAGATCCTGGATTACGAGAAGGCTTCCGCGCTCATCGAGGAACACACGGAATTTTCACTCGGGCTGTGCTCCTGCCGCCACGAGAAGCACCATCTCGGGCACGCGCCCTGCCGCACGCCCATGGACACCTGCACCTCCATGGGCACCGGCGCGCGCTTCCTGATCCGCAACGGCTTCGCCAAACCCATAGACAGGATGCAGATGCGCGACATCCTGGCCCGCTCCCGGGACCAGGGCCTGACCCTGACCGCCGACAACGTCCGCCGCGACGCCGGCTTCATCTGCCACTGCTGCGGCTGCTGCTGCAATCTGCTCCAGGGCGTGCGGGAGACCGGTTACACGGGCATCCTGGTCACATCGAACTTCGTGGCCGTGGTGGACGAAAACCTGTGCACGGGCTGCGGCCTGTGCGCCAAGGCCTGCCCGGTCAACGCCGTGAGCATGCACCCACGGGAAGACGCCGCCAGTGCGTCCCGCAAACCCGCGAAACTGGCCCTGATCGAAGCCGTGTGCCTGGGCTGCGGGGTCTGCGCCCTGAAATGTCCGACCGGGGCGCTCACCCTTAAGCCTCGCCCGCAAAAAGTGTATCACCCCGAGGACAGCTTCGAGCGGGTCATGCTGCAGGCGCTGGAGCGCGACACCTTCCAGACCTTCATCTTCGACAATCCTGAGAGCCGCACCCAGGAGTTCATGCGCGCCCTTGTCGGCGGATTCCTGAAACTCCCGCCGGTCAAACGCGCGCTCCTCGGCGAAAAGCTGCGCTCGCGCTTCCTCACCGCCTTGCGCCGGATGGCGGGATAG
- a CDS encoding sulfite exporter TauE/SafE family protein — protein MFEVVALYLAVGAVAGVLAGLLGIGGGLVIVPMLVFCMELQNLPQELIMHLALGTSMASIMFTSVSSFMAHHRRGAVEWSVVRRIVAGILVGTFLGAWVAAQMSTGALKIFFVIFLYYVCYQMLSGKKPKPSRVMPGTAGMFGAGNVIGVVSSLVGIGGGTLSVPFMVWHNIPIHKAIGTSAAIGFPIAVAGTVGYIMNGWGVDTLPPYSLGYVSLVALVSIAVMSVITAPLGVRLAHSLPVDKLKRVFALILFLVGTKMLVSLF, from the coding sequence ATGTTTGAAGTAGTCGCTTTGTATCTGGCCGTGGGCGCGGTGGCTGGCGTTCTGGCCGGATTGCTGGGCATCGGGGGCGGACTTGTCATCGTGCCCATGCTGGTTTTTTGCATGGAGTTGCAGAATCTGCCCCAGGAGCTGATCATGCATCTGGCGCTGGGCACCTCCATGGCCAGCATCATGTTCACCTCGGTTTCGAGCTTCATGGCCCATCATCGCCGGGGCGCGGTGGAGTGGAGCGTGGTCAGGCGCATCGTGGCGGGCATCCTGGTCGGTACGTTCCTCGGAGCCTGGGTGGCCGCGCAGATGAGCACCGGGGCGCTCAAGATATTCTTCGTCATTTTTCTTTACTACGTCTGTTACCAGATGCTCTCCGGGAAGAAACCCAAGCCGTCGCGCGTGATGCCGGGAACGGCAGGGATGTTTGGGGCCGGCAATGTCATCGGGGTGGTTTCGAGCCTGGTCGGCATCGGCGGGGGCACCCTTTCCGTGCCGTTCATGGTCTGGCACAACATTCCCATCCATAAGGCCATAGGCACTTCCGCCGCCATAGGCTTTCCCATCGCCGTGGCAGGAACGGTGGGCTACATCATGAACGGCTGGGGCGTGGACACCCTGCCGCCCTATTCCCTGGGCTATGTCTCTCTGGTGGCCTTGGTCTCCATTGCGGTCATGAGTGTCATCACCGCTCCCTTGGGCGTGCGACTGGCACACAGCCTGCCCGTGGACAAATTGAAGAGGGTGTTCGCTCTGATCCTCTTTCTGGTCGGCACCAAGATGCTGGTTTCGCTTTTCTAG
- a CDS encoding 3'-5' exonuclease, giving the protein MNLPTPKNLLALMGLGQRASSLPALDENNRLCRKLDQTRPLEEYVYTVLDTELTGLSARKEEIVSIGAVRVRGLAIVPGESFSILVRPSIPLPKTSTLIHRITPEAIAEAPPLAEVLPGLIEFCKGTLIVGHHVGLDMSFLNRACKKNHGRPLANPCLDTMRMAMLWREKRTPSHYEQYNLSISYVLTDLAREFELPRFTAHDALGDALQTAYLFIYLAKKIAGNRPLTLRELFRAGQSWRWYM; this is encoded by the coding sequence ATGAATCTTCCCACACCGAAAAATCTGCTCGCCCTGATGGGGCTTGGTCAAAGGGCCTCAAGCCTGCCCGCGCTGGACGAAAACAACCGTCTGTGCCGAAAGCTGGACCAGACCCGCCCCCTGGAGGAGTACGTCTACACGGTGCTGGACACGGAGCTGACCGGCCTCTCCGCTCGCAAGGAGGAGATCGTCTCCATTGGAGCCGTGCGTGTGCGCGGACTGGCCATCGTGCCAGGCGAAAGTTTCAGCATTCTGGTGCGGCCCAGCATCCCGCTCCCCAAGACAAGCACCCTCATCCACCGCATCACCCCCGAGGCCATCGCCGAGGCTCCGCCCCTGGCCGAGGTTCTTCCCGGACTGATCGAATTCTGCAAGGGCACCCTCATCGTCGGGCACCACGTGGGGCTGGACATGAGTTTCCTGAACAGGGCCTGCAAAAAAAATCACGGCCGCCCCTTGGCCAACCCCTGCCTCGACACCATGCGCATGGCCATGCTGTGGCGCGAGAAACGCACGCCCTCGCATTACGAACAGTACAACCTGAGCATCTCCTATGTGCTGACCGACCTGGCCCGGGAGTTTGAACTGCCCCGCTTCACGGCCCACGATGCCCTGGGCGATGCCCTCCAGACAGCCTACCTCTTCATCTATCTGGCCAAGAAGATCGCCGGCAACAGGCCGCTCACCCTGCGTGAACTCTTCCGGGCCGGGCAAAGCTGGCGCTGGTACATGTAG